The following are from one region of the Gloeomargarita lithophora Alchichica-D10 genome:
- a CDS encoding SpoIID/LytB domain-containing protein: protein MNTPSYDESSIYVVLVFMRRWAWLTSVFLSVGWVLPVQATVIMRVFLTQTGGILPLGSSTPAQVLDPQGRLVTNIPAMGRVQGQVSGGQVTLAGHKAPFLWVQPSTGGYVYVGNGWYRGRVLLLVRNGLSVINYVDLEEYLYSVVGAEMYSHWPASALQAQAVAARSYAVTKRIQPVDKYYDLGTTERHQVYKGVGSEQPTTRAAVNATRGQVLTYKGGVVLTQYAANDSIVRNVFGGRGMSQQRAYELAKQQYSYLQILSYFYPGTRLGRIHGY, encoded by the coding sequence ATGAATACCCCGTCCTATGATGAATCTAGTATTTACGTTGTCTTAGTATTCATGCGTAGGTGGGCGTGGCTAACATCCGTTTTCCTAAGCGTGGGATGGGTTCTGCCCGTTCAGGCCACGGTGATCATGCGGGTCTTTTTGACCCAGACGGGGGGGATTTTGCCACTGGGGAGTTCGACCCCGGCGCAGGTGCTTGACCCCCAGGGGCGTTTGGTGACCAACATCCCGGCGATGGGGCGGGTACAGGGGCAAGTCAGCGGCGGGCAGGTCACCTTAGCAGGTCATAAAGCTCCCTTTCTTTGGGTGCAACCCAGCACCGGGGGCTACGTTTATGTGGGCAATGGCTGGTACCGGGGGCGGGTACTCCTGTTGGTACGCAACGGGTTGAGTGTGATTAATTATGTGGATTTGGAGGAATATTTGTACAGCGTGGTGGGGGCGGAAATGTACTCCCATTGGCCTGCATCAGCTTTGCAAGCCCAGGCGGTGGCGGCCCGCTCCTATGCAGTGACCAAGCGGATTCAGCCGGTGGATAAGTATTACGATTTGGGTACCACCGAACGCCATCAGGTCTATAAGGGGGTCGGTTCCGAACAGCCCACCACCCGTGCCGCCGTCAATGCCACCCGGGGGCAGGTTTTGACCTACAAAGGCGGCGTGGTTTTGACCCAGTATGCGGCCAACGATAGTATTGTGCGTAATGTATTTGGGGGGCGGGGGATGAGCCAGCAACGGGCTTATGAACTCGCCAAGCAGCAGTACAGTTACCTGCAAATTTTGAGCTATTTTTATCCCGGTACCCGCTTGGGACGGATTCATGGGTATTGA
- the petM gene encoding cytochrome b6-f complex subunit PetM, protein MAAEIFSQASVIFAMVLVGIVTGFVLIKLSGESSAGRLFKITSKEE, encoded by the coding sequence ATGGCCGCAGAAATTTTTAGTCAGGCAAGTGTGATTTTTGCCATGGTGTTGGTGGGGATTGTCACCGGGTTTGTGTTAATTAAACTCTCCGGGGAGTCCTCGGCGGGACGGCTGTTCAAAATTACCAGTAAAGAAGAATAA